The Geothermobacter hydrogeniphilus genome contains a region encoding:
- a CDS encoding prepilin-type N-terminal cleavage/methylation domain-containing protein, protein MVERHISGQEMAKDVSSTATRKGGGGCQGFTLVELVLILAIIGTLSVIAIPQFHKFADRAKVSRAMAEIRNLEKDIVSFALDNVSYPNSLNDINRGGMKDPWGNPYQYANLAGGTPPRQSMFFADLNTDFDLYSIGPDGVSQQVISDPASLDDVVRAGDGSWVGRGETF, encoded by the coding sequence ATGGTTGAGCGACACATATCGGGACAGGAGATGGCGAAGGACGTGTCATCCACCGCAACCCGCAAGGGAGGAGGCGGTTGTCAGGGGTTCACCCTGGTCGAACTGGTGCTTATCCTGGCGATTATCGGAACTCTGTCGGTCATTGCCATCCCACAGTTTCATAAGTTTGCTGACAGGGCCAAAGTTTCACGAGCCATGGCGGAGATTCGCAATCTGGAGAAGGATATCGTTTCTTTTGCTCTCGACAATGTCAGCTACCCGAATTCACTGAATGACATCAACCGGGGCGGGATGAAAGATCCCTGGGGGAACCCTTATCAGTACGCCAACCTTGCCGGCGGGACGCCCCCGCGACAGAGTATGTTCTTTGCCGACCTGAACACCGATTTTGATCTCTACAGCATCGGTCCTGACGGGGTGAGTCAGCAGGTTATTTCGGACCCGGCCAGTCTGGATGATGTTGTTCGGGCCGGCGATGGCAGCTGGGTCGGCAGGGGAGAGACATTCTAG
- a CDS encoding c-type cytochrome, translating to MNRRSGMGGRWPLTMVVTLLGVLLAGGCLAASGDAARGARLFSGSAAMSNGGAPCLACHGFAAAGFGAAGGASFGPDLSNLNEDYGDDGVAEVLAALPFPSMLPIYAKRPLTEQEQADLGAFFAATRTGALPGVGRLAVTVLAALVIFVGLIGLLGQRRLRAVRQPLVEQARNRGGKQV from the coding sequence ATGAACAGACGAAGCGGGATGGGTGGGCGCTGGCCGCTCACCATGGTCGTGACGCTGCTGGGGGTGTTGCTGGCCGGCGGCTGTCTGGCTGCTTCCGGCGACGCGGCGCGCGGGGCAAGGCTTTTTTCCGGAAGTGCGGCAATGAGCAACGGGGGCGCTCCCTGCCTGGCCTGCCATGGTTTCGCCGCAGCGGGATTCGGTGCTGCCGGGGGCGCAAGTTTCGGGCCTGACCTGAGCAACCTGAACGAGGATTACGGCGACGACGGTGTGGCCGAGGTGCTGGCCGCTCTGCCCTTTCCGAGCATGCTGCCGATCTATGCCAAGCGCCCCTTGACGGAGCAGGAACAGGCTGATCTCGGGGCGTTTTTTGCTGCCACCAGGACCGGCGCCCTGCCCGGTGTGGGGAGGCTCGCGGTGACGGTTCTGGCGGCCCTGGTCATCTTTGTCGGCCTCATCGGCCTGCTCGGACAACGTCGTCTGCGTGCGGTCCGGCAGCCGCTGGTTGAACAGGCCCGCAACAGGGGAGGAAAACAGGTATGA
- a CDS encoding GFA family protein, whose protein sequence is MSEPITGRCACGAIHYRITTRIRQAVNCHCSMCRSHNGSAFTSYAVLPGRYFELLDNEHKLTDYGFSERVHKHFCSVCGTPLFNTNSRYPDYRMVFLGTLDDAGAVMPNANIFCSSRLGWVREIDAIPSFNEAFGK, encoded by the coding sequence ATGTCCGAACCAATCACCGGTCGCTGCGCCTGCGGCGCCATCCACTACCGCATCACCACCCGCATCCGCCAGGCGGTCAACTGCCACTGCAGCATGTGCCGCAGCCACAACGGCTCGGCCTTCACCAGCTATGCGGTGCTTCCCGGCAGATATTTTGAGCTCCTGGACAACGAGCACAAGCTCACCGACTACGGATTTTCGGAACGCGTCCACAAGCATTTCTGCTCGGTCTGCGGCACCCCGCTGTTCAATACCAACAGCCGCTACCCGGATTACCGGATGGTCTTTCTCGGCACCCTCGATGACGCCGGGGCGGTGATGCCGAATGCCAACATCTTCTGTTCCAGCCGACTCGGCTGGGTCAGAGAGATTGACGCCATCCCGAGCTTCAATGAAGCATTCGGCAAATAG
- a CDS encoding FAD-dependent oxidoreductase — MTGKKSRLIIIAVIVLLIAAFFIFDLGRFLTLDYLKSQQAAFDSYYTEHTTRTLAIYLAIYILVTALSLPGATVMTLAGGAMFGFWTALLVVSFASSIGATLAFIVSRFLLRDWVQNRFGDKLGAINAGVEREGAFYLFSLRLVPLFPFFVINLVMGLTPMKVRTFYWVSQVGMLAGTAVYVNAGTQLGRIESAAGILSPGIIISFVILGLFPLFAKKVMEIVKARQVMARHPKPEHFDYNLVVLGAGSAGLVTSYIAAAVKAKVALIEKHRMGGDCLNTGCVPSKALIRSAKMISYARRAGEFGLRKMEAEFNFAEVMERVQSVIARIEPHDSVKRYRELGVDCIEGEARVTSPYSVEVNGRTLTTRAIVVATGAAPYIPPIKGIEQVDYLTSDTLWELREKPEKLLIIGGGPIGCEMAQAFARLGCEVTQVEMRPRIMGREDADAADFIRQRFEDEGIRVLTEHVAREVRVEEGRQALLCDHRDNKVEIEFDRLLIAVGRRPNATGFGLEELGVRLTGRGNIEVDPFLRTNIPTIFCAGDVAGPYQFTHTAGHQAWYAAVNALFGDFKKFKTDYRVIPWCTFTDPEVARVGLNEREARQQDIAFEVTRYDLDDLDRAIADSEDHGWVKILTRKGSDKILGVTIVGTHAGDLLAEYVLAMKHGLGLNKILGTIHIYPTMAEANKMAAGVWKKAHAPEKLLHWIEKFHRRRRGKGSAADPAEPGREN, encoded by the coding sequence ATGACCGGTAAAAAATCCCGCCTGATCATCATTGCTGTCATCGTTCTGCTTATCGCGGCATTCTTCATCTTCGACCTCGGACGTTTTCTGACTCTCGATTACCTGAAATCACAGCAGGCCGCCTTCGACAGCTACTATACCGAACATACCACCCGCACCCTGGCCATCTACCTGGCGATCTACATCCTGGTCACCGCCCTGTCTCTGCCGGGCGCAACGGTCATGACTCTGGCCGGCGGGGCAATGTTCGGCTTCTGGACCGCCCTGCTGGTGGTCTCCTTCGCCAGCAGCATCGGCGCCACCCTGGCTTTTATCGTCTCGCGCTTCCTGTTGCGCGACTGGGTGCAGAACCGTTTCGGCGACAAGCTCGGAGCGATCAACGCCGGGGTCGAACGCGAGGGCGCTTTCTATCTCTTTTCACTGCGACTGGTCCCCCTGTTCCCCTTCTTCGTCATCAACCTGGTGATGGGCCTGACGCCGATGAAAGTCCGCACCTTCTACTGGGTCAGTCAGGTCGGGATGCTGGCCGGCACCGCGGTCTATGTCAATGCCGGCACCCAACTCGGCCGGATCGAATCGGCAGCGGGCATCCTCTCCCCAGGCATCATTATCTCCTTTGTCATCCTCGGGCTCTTTCCGCTGTTCGCCAAGAAGGTCATGGAAATTGTCAAGGCACGCCAGGTTATGGCGAGACACCCCAAACCGGAACATTTCGATTACAACCTGGTGGTTCTCGGCGCCGGCTCGGCCGGCCTGGTCACCTCCTATATCGCCGCCGCGGTCAAGGCGAAAGTAGCGCTGATTGAAAAACACCGGATGGGCGGCGACTGCCTCAATACCGGCTGCGTACCGAGCAAGGCGCTGATCCGTTCCGCAAAGATGATCAGCTACGCGCGACGAGCCGGGGAGTTCGGCCTGCGGAAGATGGAAGCTGAGTTCAATTTTGCCGAGGTGATGGAACGCGTACAGAGCGTCATCGCCAGGATCGAACCCCACGACTCGGTGAAACGCTACCGCGAACTCGGCGTCGACTGCATCGAAGGCGAGGCGCGCGTCACCTCCCCTTACAGCGTCGAGGTCAATGGCCGCACCCTGACCACTCGGGCGATCGTCGTCGCCACCGGCGCCGCCCCCTACATCCCGCCGATCAAGGGGATCGAGCAGGTTGACTACCTGACCTCGGACACCCTCTGGGAGTTGCGCGAGAAACCGGAAAAGCTGCTGATCATCGGGGGCGGGCCGATCGGCTGCGAAATGGCCCAGGCCTTCGCCCGGCTCGGCTGCGAAGTGACCCAGGTGGAAATGAGGCCCCGCATCATGGGACGCGAGGATGCCGATGCGGCCGACTTCATCCGTCAACGTTTTGAAGATGAAGGCATCCGGGTTCTGACCGAGCACGTCGCCCGCGAAGTACGGGTTGAAGAGGGACGACAGGCCCTGCTCTGCGACCACCGGGACAACAAGGTTGAGATCGAGTTCGATCGCCTGCTGATCGCCGTCGGTCGCCGCCCCAATGCCACAGGCTTCGGACTGGAGGAACTCGGCGTGCGTCTCACCGGCCGCGGCAACATCGAGGTCGATCCCTTCCTGCGCACCAACATCCCGACCATCTTCTGTGCCGGAGATGTCGCCGGTCCCTACCAGTTCACCCACACCGCCGGGCACCAGGCCTGGTACGCCGCGGTCAACGCCCTGTTCGGAGATTTCAAGAAATTCAAGACCGATTACCGGGTCATCCCCTGGTGTACCTTCACCGACCCCGAGGTGGCCCGGGTCGGTCTCAACGAGCGCGAAGCGCGGCAGCAGGACATCGCCTTCGAAGTCACCCGCTACGACCTCGACGATCTCGACCGGGCAATCGCCGACTCCGAGGACCACGGCTGGGTCAAGATCCTCACCCGCAAGGGTTCGGACAAAATTCTCGGCGTCACCATCGTCGGTACCCATGCCGGCGACCTGCTGGCGGAGTACGTGCTGGCGATGAAACACGGGCTTGGGCTGAACAAGATCCTCGGTACCATCCACATCTACCCGACCATGGCCGAAGCCAACAAAATGGCGGCGGGAGTCTGGAAAAAAGCCCATGCTCCCGAAAAACTGCTGCACTGGATCGAAAAGTTCCACCGTCGGCGGCGGGGAAAGGGTTCGGCAGCAGACCCGGCCGAACCCGGCAGGGAAAACTGA